One window of Streptococcus suis genomic DNA carries:
- the gndA gene encoding NADP-dependent phosphogluconate dehydrogenase: protein MTKANFGVVGMAVMGRNLALNVESRGYTVAIYNRSADKTEDVVASNPGKNLVPSYDVESFVASIEKPRRIMLMVQAGPGTDATIQSLLPHLDEGDILIDGGNTFYEDTIRRSKELANSGINFIGTGVSGGEKGALEGPSIMPGGQKEAYELVADVLEEISAKAPEDGAPCVTYIGPDGAGHYVKMVHNGIEYGDMQLIAESYDLMQHLLGLSVDEMADIFTEWNKGELDSYLIEITADILQRKDDDGQAGPIVDYIMDAAGNKGTGKWTSQSSLDLGVPLSLITESVFARYISTYKDERVAASKVLPKPAPFAYDGDKAELVEKIRQALYFSKIMSYAQGFAQLRVASKENNWNLPFGEIAKIWRAGCIIRARFLQKITDAYGRDEDLANLLLDEYFLDVTAKYQQAVRDVVALAIQAGVPVPTFSAAITYFDSYRAENLPANLIQAQRDYFGAHTYNRKDKEGVFHYDWYSEK, encoded by the coding sequence ATGACAAAAGCAAACTTTGGTGTAGTAGGGATGGCCGTTATGGGTCGTAACCTTGCTCTTAACGTTGAATCACGTGGTTACACAGTAGCCATTTACAACCGCTCTGCTGATAAGACAGAAGATGTGGTAGCTAGCAACCCAGGCAAAAACTTGGTACCAAGCTATGATGTGGAAAGTTTTGTCGCATCTATCGAAAAACCACGCCGTATCATGCTCATGGTTCAAGCAGGGCCTGGTACAGATGCAACTATTCAATCTCTCTTGCCACACTTGGATGAAGGAGACATTTTGATTGATGGCGGAAATACCTTCTACGAAGATACCATTCGCCGTTCAAAAGAATTGGCAAATTCAGGCATCAATTTCATCGGTACAGGTGTGTCCGGTGGTGAAAAAGGTGCCCTTGAAGGTCCGTCTATCATGCCTGGTGGTCAAAAAGAAGCCTACGAATTAGTAGCGGATGTCTTGGAAGAAATTTCTGCAAAAGCTCCAGAGGACGGCGCTCCATGTGTGACTTATATCGGCCCAGATGGCGCTGGTCACTATGTAAAAATGGTCCACAACGGTATCGAGTATGGCGACATGCAGTTGATTGCTGAGTCTTATGACCTCATGCAACACCTGCTTGGTCTTTCGGTAGATGAAATGGCTGACATCTTTACTGAGTGGAACAAGGGTGAATTGGACAGCTACTTGATTGAAATCACTGCGGATATTTTGCAACGTAAGGATGATGACGGTCAAGCAGGGCCAATCGTTGACTATATCATGGATGCGGCTGGTAATAAGGGTACTGGTAAATGGACTAGCCAATCATCACTTGATTTGGGTGTGCCATTGTCACTCATCACAGAATCTGTATTTGCCCGTTATATCTCAACCTACAAGGATGAGCGTGTGGCAGCTAGCAAGGTCCTTCCAAAACCAGCACCATTTGCCTATGACGGCGATAAGGCTGAGTTGGTAGAAAAAATCCGTCAAGCTCTTTACTTCTCAAAAATTATGTCTTACGCACAAGGTTTTGCGCAATTGCGCGTGGCGTCTAAGGAAAACAACTGGAACTTGCCATTTGGCGAAATCGCTAAAATCTGGCGTGCAGGTTGTATCATCCGTGCTCGTTTCTTGCAAAAGATTACCGATGCTTATGGACGTGATGAAGATTTGGCAAACTTGCTCTTGGATGAATACTTCCTTGACGTAACAGCTAAGTACCAACAAGCTGTCCGTGACGTTGTTGCCTTGGCAATTCAAGCAGGTGTTCCTGTGCCAACCTTCTCAGCAGCCATTACTTACTTTGACAGCTACCGCGCTGAGAACTTGCCAGCAAACTTGATCCAAGCACAACGCGACTATTTTGGTGCCCACACTTACAACCGTAAGGACAAAGAGGGTGTCTTCCACTATGATTGGTATAGCGAAAAATAA
- the dnaI gene encoding primosomal protein DnaI, translating to MKSVQDRLSQTANPSRKSYQELYQEIVTDADVADFIKEQGLTQQEITLSISKFLEYISQRDQFLKQDESYMAKGYQPVLIMNEGYADVSYLETAELVEYRRLEAIKNRIQLINMPASLKNVTVADIDKNDENRVEIMLAIADFVKRFDEKPKGLYIYGHFGIGKSYLMAYLANLLSKTHLQSTTMLHYPTFVVDIKNAIKDGSVKDKIDEIKTAQVLVLDDIGAEQHSPWVRDDVLQVILQYRMQENLPTFFTSNFSLDDLERHFASGKSGDETWQAKRVMERIRYLARDLHLKGINRR from the coding sequence ATGAAATCAGTGCAAGACAGGCTGTCACAAACAGCCAACCCTAGTCGCAAGTCCTATCAAGAACTCTACCAGGAGATTGTAACGGATGCAGATGTGGCTGACTTTATAAAAGAACAAGGTTTGACACAGCAGGAAATTACCTTGTCTATTTCCAAATTTTTGGAATATATCAGCCAGCGCGACCAGTTTCTCAAGCAAGACGAAAGTTATATGGCTAAGGGCTACCAGCCTGTTCTCATTATGAATGAGGGCTATGCGGACGTGTCCTATTTGGAAACGGCAGAATTGGTTGAGTATCGTCGTCTGGAAGCTATCAAAAATCGCATTCAGCTCATCAATATGCCAGCCAGTCTGAAAAATGTGACGGTGGCGGACATTGATAAGAACGATGAAAATCGGGTGGAAATCATGTTGGCCATTGCAGATTTTGTCAAACGCTTTGATGAAAAGCCCAAAGGACTCTATATCTACGGTCATTTTGGCATTGGCAAGTCCTATCTCATGGCTTATTTGGCTAATCTCTTGTCTAAAACGCATTTGCAGTCGACCACCATGCTCCATTATCCGACTTTTGTGGTGGATATAAAAAATGCCATCAAAGACGGTTCAGTTAAGGATAAGATTGACGAGATTAAGACCGCTCAAGTTTTGGTCTTGGATGATATTGGGGCTGAGCAACATAGTCCGTGGGTGCGTGACGATGTGCTACAGGTCATTCTTCAATACCGCATGCAGGAAAATCTACCGACCTTCTTTACTTCCAATTTCTCCCTTGATGATTTGGAGCGGCATTTCGCCTCTGGCAAGTCTGGTGATGAAACCTGGCAGGCCAAACGTGTCATGGAGCGCATTCGCTATTTGGCACGAGATTTACACCTGAAAGGGATCAACCGACGATGA
- a CDS encoding winged helix-turn-helix domain-containing protein: MAKKILIAGRERNLSHFVSMELQKKDYLVDYASTGQEALSLAHETDFDLILMSFQLSDMSSKELSTQLLAIKPASVLIVAIDSADVDEHGEEVLSYAVSYVVKPFVISELVEQISAIFRGRDFIDNHCTQVPLQAAYRDLKIDFQNRTVSRGDELINLTRREYDLLATLMNSPEPVTREQLLERVWKYEATSSETNVVDVYIRYLRGKLDVAGKPSYIKTVRGVGYAMRD; encoded by the coding sequence ATGGCTAAGAAAATTTTGATTGCAGGTCGTGAGCGCAATCTCTCGCATTTTGTTTCCATGGAATTGCAGAAGAAGGACTATTTGGTGGACTATGCTTCTACTGGCCAGGAGGCTTTGTCCTTGGCGCATGAGACGGATTTTGATTTGATTCTCATGAGTTTTCAGCTGTCAGATATGTCCAGTAAGGAATTATCCACGCAGTTATTAGCTATCAAACCTGCATCCGTCCTGATTGTGGCTATTGATTCGGCAGATGTGGATGAGCATGGTGAGGAAGTCTTGTCCTATGCGGTTTCCTATGTGGTCAAGCCCTTTGTCATCAGCGAATTGGTCGAGCAGATTTCAGCTATTTTCCGTGGTCGGGATTTTATTGACAATCATTGTACTCAGGTTCCCTTGCAGGCTGCTTATCGAGATTTGAAAATCGATTTTCAAAATCGCACGGTATCCCGTGGAGATGAGCTGATTAACCTGACTCGTCGAGAGTACGATCTCCTGGCGACACTGATGAATAGTCCTGAGCCTGTCACTCGCGAACAATTGTTAGAGCGGGTTTGGAAATACGAGGCGACATCATCGGAAACCAATGTGGTAGATGTCTATATCCGCTATCTGCGTGGGAAATTGGATGTAGCTGGAAAACCGTCCTATATCAAGACAGTTCGCGGTGTTGGATATGCCATGCGTGACTAA
- the der gene encoding ribosome biogenesis GTPase Der, translated as MALPTIAIVGRPNVGKSTLFNRIAGERISIVEDVEGVTRDRIYATAEWLNRKFSIIDTGGIDDVDAPFMEQIKHQADIAMSEADVIVFVVSGKEGVTDADEYVSRVLYKTNKPVILVVNKVDNPEMRNEIYDFYSLGLGDPYPVSSVHGIGTGDVLDAIIENLPNEEIEENPNIIKFSLIGRPNVGKSSLINAILGEERVIASPVAGTTRDAIDTHFTDPDGQEFTMIDTAGMRKSGKVYENTEKYSVMRAMRAIDRSDVVLMVINAEEGIREYDKRIAGFAHEAGKGIIIVVNKWDTLEKDNHTMKQWEDDIRDQFQYLSYAPIIFVSALTKQRLHKLPEMIKAISESQNMRISSSVLNDVIMDAIAINPTPTDKGKRLKIFYATQVATKPPTFVVFVNEEELMHFSYMRFLENQIRKAFVFEGTPIHLIARKRK; from the coding sequence ATGGCTCTACCAACTATTGCCATCGTGGGACGTCCCAACGTTGGTAAATCAACATTATTTAACCGGATTGCGGGGGAACGCATTTCTATCGTTGAGGATGTGGAAGGTGTGACACGCGACCGTATCTATGCGACTGCTGAATGGCTCAATCGCAAGTTCTCCATCATTGATACTGGAGGAATTGACGATGTAGACGCCCCTTTTATGGAGCAAATCAAGCACCAGGCTGATATTGCTATGAGCGAGGCTGATGTCATTGTCTTTGTCGTGTCTGGAAAAGAGGGCGTGACCGATGCGGATGAGTATGTATCTCGCGTCCTTTACAAGACCAACAAGCCAGTCATTTTGGTGGTCAACAAGGTCGACAACCCAGAGATGCGTAATGAGATTTATGATTTTTATTCGCTTGGACTAGGTGATCCCTATCCTGTGTCATCTGTCCACGGGATTGGTACGGGGGATGTCTTGGATGCTATCATTGAAAACCTACCAAATGAAGAGATTGAAGAAAATCCAAACATTATCAAGTTCAGCTTGATTGGTCGACCAAATGTCGGTAAGTCCAGTTTGATTAACGCTATTTTGGGGGAAGAGCGCGTGATTGCTTCTCCAGTCGCTGGTACGACCCGCGATGCCATTGACACGCATTTCACGGATCCTGACGGTCAGGAATTTACCATGATTGATACGGCAGGGATGCGTAAGTCTGGTAAGGTTTATGAAAATACCGAGAAATATTCAGTCATGCGTGCCATGCGTGCCATCGACCGTTCAGATGTGGTCCTCATGGTCATCAATGCTGAAGAAGGCATTCGTGAATACGACAAGCGGATTGCTGGCTTTGCCCATGAGGCAGGTAAGGGAATCATCATCGTGGTCAACAAGTGGGATACGCTTGAAAAAGACAACCATACGATGAAACAATGGGAAGATGATATTCGCGACCAATTCCAGTACCTGTCCTATGCACCGATTATCTTTGTGTCGGCCCTGACCAAGCAACGCTTGCACAAGTTGCCAGAGATGATTAAGGCTATCAGCGAGAGCCAAAATATGCGGATTTCTTCGTCTGTCCTCAACGATGTCATCATGGATGCCATTGCCATCAACCCGACACCGACAGACAAGGGCAAACGCTTGAAAATCTTCTATGCGACCCAAGTTGCGACCAAGCCACCAACCTTCGTGGTCTTTGTCAATGAAGAAGAGCTCATGCACTTTTCATACATGCGTTTCTTGGAGAATCAAATTCGCAAGGCCTTCGTCTTTGAAGGAACACCGATTCATTTGATTGCACGGAAACGGAAGTAA
- a CDS encoding AI-2E family transporter, with protein MNSSFKEKALLILLAGAILLAVLNWSALYAIIKLVLASMNSLFIGAIIAFILNVPMKKLEEQLEKVAFLKKSSRSLAIVGVLIAFVMIVTGLVLIVLPTLTKTVSELVTVSRTAIPKSVTALTDFLESNGFLSGQIGDQIAGFIEQFRNLDFISSIVTPVLSHLVSNVTGIFSNTMTLVMAFFFTLAILGSKEHLQSMTGKLLQATLPQKAVRLINYVGEVVIDTYDKFLMSQIVEAVIIGVLVFVSYGLSGIPYASMAGILAGVLSFVPYIGPFTACLISALFVAVQNPLLALWSIVLFQIIQLIEGNIIYPRVVGQSVGLPTLFTLAAALIGGNLFGLLGMVFFTPIFAVIYRLVREWVHHRLDDQIESA; from the coding sequence ATGAATTCGTCATTTAAAGAAAAGGCCTTGCTAATTTTATTGGCGGGTGCAATCCTCTTAGCTGTCCTTAATTGGTCGGCCTTGTACGCTATTATTAAGCTTGTCCTAGCAAGTATGAACTCTCTCTTCATTGGAGCAATCATTGCTTTCATCTTGAATGTACCTATGAAAAAGCTGGAAGAACAGCTTGAAAAGGTTGCTTTTTTGAAAAAATCCAGCCGTAGTTTGGCCATTGTAGGGGTCCTCATTGCCTTTGTGATGATTGTGACAGGTTTGGTTCTGATTGTCTTGCCAACCCTGACCAAGACAGTTTCAGAGCTAGTAACCGTCAGCCGGACGGCTATTCCAAAATCGGTCACAGCCCTTACGGATTTTCTGGAGTCCAATGGTTTCTTGTCTGGCCAGATTGGTGACCAGATTGCAGGTTTTATTGAACAATTTAGGAATCTAGACTTTATTTCTAGTATTGTCACTCCGGTTCTGTCTCATCTGGTATCCAATGTTACAGGCATTTTTTCCAACACAATGACCCTGGTTATGGCCTTTTTCTTCACTTTGGCTATCCTGGGAAGCAAGGAACATCTGCAGTCCATGACGGGGAAACTCTTGCAGGCTACTCTGCCACAGAAAGCAGTTCGTCTGATCAACTACGTCGGGGAAGTTGTGATAGATACCTATGATAAATTCTTGATGAGCCAAATTGTAGAGGCCGTTATTATTGGGGTCTTGGTCTTTGTCAGCTATGGACTTTCTGGTATCCCCTATGCTAGCATGGCCGGTATTTTGGCAGGGGTCCTATCCTTCGTTCCCTATATCGGTCCATTTACAGCCTGCCTGATTAGTGCCCTCTTTGTGGCGGTACAAAATCCTTTGTTGGCTCTGTGGTCTATTGTTCTCTTCCAAATCATTCAATTGATTGAGGGGAATATCATCTATCCGCGTGTAGTTGGACAGTCGGTTGGTCTGCCAACCCTCTTCACCCTGGCTGCAGCCCTGATTGGTGGAAATTTGTTTGGCCTTCTAGGAATGGTCTTCTTCACACCAATTTTTGCGGTCATTTACCGTCTGGTCAGGGAATGGGTTCACCATCGCTTGGATGACCAGATTGAAAGTGCTTAG
- the nrdR gene encoding transcriptional regulator NrdR → MRCPKCQSLKSSVVDSRQAEDGNTIRRRRSCDQCGQRFTTYERIEEKTLVVVKKDGTREQFSREKIFNGIIRSAQKRPVSTGDIDQVVNRIEQKVRAQNDSEVESDFIGNLVMEELVELDEITYVRFASVYRSFKDVGELENLLKQMISKGSKVKPGAKDETK, encoded by the coding sequence ATGCGTTGTCCAAAGTGTCAGAGTTTGAAGTCAAGTGTTGTTGATAGTCGCCAGGCAGAAGATGGGAATACCATCCGTCGTCGCCGTTCCTGTGACCAATGTGGTCAGCGTTTTACCACCTATGAGCGAATTGAGGAAAAAACACTAGTAGTCGTTAAAAAAGACGGCACCCGTGAGCAATTTTCGAGAGAGAAAATCTTTAATGGCATTATTCGTTCGGCTCAGAAACGTCCAGTATCAACCGGTGATATTGATCAGGTGGTCAATCGAATAGAACAAAAGGTTCGAGCCCAAAATGATAGCGAAGTAGAAAGTGACTTTATCGGCAATTTGGTCATGGAAGAATTGGTTGAACTAGATGAAATCACTTATGTACGCTTTGCCTCTGTCTATCGCTCTTTCAAAGATGTTGGTGAGTTAGAAAACTTGCTCAAGCAGATGATTTCTAAGGGGTCAAAAGTGAAACCAGGTGCCAAAGATGAAACCAAATGA
- a CDS encoding replication initiation/membrane attachment protein, producing MKPNDPFTYLKAGNFAPDVISLSKCYQPIIGLDALALYYYLYSFGDSGQGRYQWTSILNHMNVGFHRLQQALDILSAVGLLKIYQLDETRGLELMPPLSVGEFLGKPLYRHLLEQRIGEVSVENLIPASPSQDKNVSKSFSDVFDVEGQISPVVKSKRDFDWSAFKAMMAKDQLRFQDETDDVIALSHIAERSGWTWLETYHKVKETAIGQVISTKRLSQSDQASAKQTSGLTDQEKIIVREAKSKSSLEFLVFIKEQRKAAVNQSERKCLTDLAQIGLLDEVINVLVLYTFNKVDSANLNEKYALKLGNDFSYKGIGNAEAAVLYLRELKAGNNKKASVLNKQVSATNVPDWSKEEVKQEQTREGQAQLAALYRELEEMETQGGG from the coding sequence ATGAAACCAAATGATCCCTTTACCTATCTGAAAGCTGGGAATTTTGCACCTGATGTAATCAGTCTGAGCAAATGTTACCAGCCCATCATCGGTTTGGATGCGCTAGCGCTGTATTACTATTTATATAGTTTTGGTGACTCGGGGCAGGGGCGTTACCAATGGACTAGCATTCTAAATCACATGAATGTTGGCTTTCATCGCTTGCAGCAGGCGCTGGATATTCTGTCAGCAGTGGGTCTGTTGAAGATTTATCAGCTTGACGAGACTAGGGGCCTAGAGCTAATGCCTCCTTTAAGCGTCGGAGAATTTTTAGGCAAGCCCTTGTATAGGCATCTTCTTGAGCAAAGAATTGGCGAGGTTTCTGTGGAGAATCTCATACCCGCCAGCCCTAGCCAGGATAAGAATGTTTCCAAATCTTTCTCAGACGTTTTCGATGTGGAAGGACAGATTTCTCCTGTAGTTAAGAGTAAGAGGGACTTTGACTGGTCAGCCTTCAAGGCTATGATGGCCAAGGACCAGCTACGATTTCAGGATGAGACGGACGATGTGATTGCTCTTAGTCACATAGCAGAGCGGTCCGGCTGGACCTGGTTGGAAACCTATCACAAGGTCAAGGAAACGGCTATCGGCCAGGTTATTTCGACCAAACGACTGTCACAGTCAGACCAAGCCTCCGCTAAACAAACGAGTGGGCTCACAGACCAGGAAAAAATCATCGTTCGTGAGGCCAAGTCCAAGTCTAGTCTGGAATTTTTGGTCTTCATTAAGGAACAAAGAAAGGCAGCAGTGAACCAGTCGGAGCGCAAGTGCCTGACAGATTTGGCTCAAATTGGTCTCTTGGATGAAGTTATCAATGTCCTTGTTCTTTATACTTTTAATAAGGTGGATTCGGCCAATCTGAATGAAAAATACGCCCTCAAGTTGGGCAATGATTTTTCCTATAAGGGGATTGGAAATGCAGAGGCAGCTGTCCTTTATCTGAGGGAATTGAAAGCAGGAAACAACAAGAAGGCAAGTGTCCTGAACAAGCAAGTGTCAGCAACTAATGTGCCGGACTGGAGCAAGGAAGAAGTTAAGCAAGAGCAAACGAGAGAAGGACAGGCCCAACTAGCCGCCCTCTATCGCGAATTGGAAGAAATGGAAACACAAGGAGGTGGCTGA